In Flavobacterium gelatinilyticum, a genomic segment contains:
- a CDS encoding helix-turn-helix transcriptional regulator: protein MANIQMNRIKEVLKEQGRTQTWLAEKIEKSYVVVTNYCNNNSQPSIEILRKIAEVLDVDVRELLVPTK from the coding sequence ATGGCTAATATTCAAATGAACAGAATTAAAGAAGTTCTAAAGGAACAAGGGAGAACGCAAACATGGCTAGCCGAAAAAATTGAAAAAAGTTATGTTGTGGTAACTAATTATTGCAATAATAATTCTCAACCAAGTATTGAGATTCTAAGAAAAATTGCTGAGGTATTAGATGTAGATGTTCGAGAATTATTAGTTCCAACTAAATAA
- the gcvT gene encoding glycine cleavage system aminomethyltransferase GcvT → MKNTALTHIHEGLGAKMLPFAGYNMPITYEGVNAEHETVRNGVGVFDVSHMGEFLLTGPNALALIQKVTSNDASTLTIGRAQYSCLPNNEGGIVDDLIIYKMKEEQYLLVVNASNIEKDWNWITSHNDLGVEMRNLSDDYSLLAIQGPKAVEAMQSLTSVDLAAITYYHFEVGDFAGIENVIISATGYTGSGGFEIYCKNNEVEQIWNKVFEAGASYGIKPIGLAARDTLRLEMGFCLYGNDISDTTSPLEAGLGWITKFTKDFTNSEALKKQKEAGVTRKLVAFEMQERAVPRHDYEIVDGEGNVIGIVTSGTMSPSMGKGIGLGYVTTANSAVDSDIFIRIRKNDVPAKVVKLPFYKK, encoded by the coding sequence ATGAAAAATACAGCGCTTACGCACATACATGAAGGTTTAGGAGCGAAAATGCTTCCTTTTGCAGGTTATAACATGCCTATTACTTATGAAGGGGTTAATGCTGAACATGAAACGGTTCGTAATGGTGTGGGCGTTTTTGACGTTTCGCATATGGGCGAATTTTTATTGACGGGTCCAAATGCACTGGCTTTGATTCAAAAAGTGACTTCAAATGATGCATCGACGCTGACAATTGGAAGAGCGCAATATTCTTGTCTTCCTAATAATGAAGGCGGTATTGTTGACGATCTTATCATTTATAAAATGAAGGAAGAACAGTATTTACTGGTTGTAAATGCTTCGAATATCGAAAAAGACTGGAACTGGATTACGTCTCATAATGATTTAGGGGTAGAAATGAGAAATCTTTCTGACGATTATTCATTATTGGCAATTCAGGGGCCAAAAGCGGTTGAGGCGATGCAGTCTTTAACTTCTGTTGATTTAGCTGCTATCACATATTACCATTTTGAAGTGGGTGATTTTGCCGGAATCGAAAATGTAATTATTTCTGCTACAGGTTATACTGGTTCTGGCGGATTTGAAATTTATTGTAAAAACAACGAAGTAGAACAAATCTGGAATAAAGTTTTTGAAGCGGGAGCTTCGTACGGAATTAAACCTATTGGTCTTGCTGCTCGTGATACTTTACGTCTTGAAATGGGATTCTGTCTTTACGGAAATGATATTAGCGACACTACTTCTCCGCTTGAAGCCGGTTTAGGATGGATTACGAAATTTACTAAGGATTTTACCAACTCTGAGGCTCTTAAAAAACAAAAAGAAGCCGGGGTTACAAGAAAATTAGTTGCTTTTGAAATGCAGGAGCGCGCGGTGCCAAGACACGATTACGAAATTGTAGACGGTGAAGGTAATGTAATTGGAATTGTAACATCCGGAACAATGTCGCCTTCTATGGGCAAAGGAATTGGTCTGGGATATGTTACAACTGCAAACAGTGCTGTTGACAGCGATATTTTTATCAGAATCAGAAAAAATGATGTTCCTGCTAAAGTGGTTAAATTGCCATTCTACAAGAAATAA
- a CDS encoding S41 family peptidase, with product MRKSLFPLLLFTTFLFAQSSAETCTILNKINAVIQTEHLRPKPVDDSLSVFVFDNLINELDPSRNIFYKTEYDEMASKYRLNLDDLILENDCSFLNDITSKYITGLKRTKEVLEKIQASPFDYSKKDTIRFYKKSFPFYLKKENLEKVWRKKIRYQILDDIAESSENLDSIKANFKSIEEKSRTAILANEICRISTLLETKTKQDENLYNFFCTYFDPHTAYFSDDSKSSFVASLSKEHLSLGMTVNLNEKNEIIVHEIDPNGPAFQTGQIKKGDQIVSVSNHKETLQVSCSSLESVSTMILSEANKSLTLTLKRNSGKNFDVFIEKQVMKDEDNSVFSFIVGKESKIGYIKIPSFYADLDGNSRKGCADDVAREVLKLERDDIKGLVIDLIDNGGGSMEEAIKLAGMFVDYGPLSVVIDHTQQKTIINDPFKGLIYRGPIVILVNSNTASASEFFSSIMQDYNRALLLGSNTLGKATMQTILSLDETKNTDFLKITINKFYRITGKSHQYRGVTPDVVLPEFYEDIYQKESGFPTAVKNDSIAPFLKYKPYVKRALIDKIAQKSSLRLADNAYFNDIKKINQKIDQLVNSPKSEIPMTLDAVFSQKKVVNTLWKEIHTFNDENNPLDVYNSTVNQFLLGASPNDKTINQYQMDLIKTNPYLNEAVNIIKDFNTSK from the coding sequence ATGCGAAAATCTTTATTCCCCCTCTTACTGTTTACCACTTTCCTATTTGCCCAAAGTAGCGCCGAAACATGCACTATACTGAACAAAATAAATGCCGTTATCCAGACTGAACATTTACGACCTAAACCAGTTGACGACAGTTTATCTGTTTTTGTGTTTGATAATCTGATTAATGAACTAGATCCTTCGAGAAACATTTTCTATAAAACAGAATATGATGAAATGGCATCCAAATATCGCTTGAATTTAGACGATCTTATTCTTGAAAATGACTGCAGTTTTTTAAACGATATTACTTCAAAATATATAACCGGATTAAAGAGAACAAAAGAAGTTCTTGAAAAAATCCAGGCTTCTCCTTTTGATTATTCTAAAAAAGATACGATTCGTTTTTACAAAAAATCATTTCCTTTTTATTTAAAGAAAGAAAATCTGGAAAAAGTGTGGCGTAAAAAAATACGTTATCAAATTCTGGATGATATAGCCGAAAGCAGTGAAAACCTGGATTCTATAAAAGCAAATTTTAAATCTATTGAAGAAAAATCCAGAACTGCGATTCTGGCAAACGAAATATGCCGTATCAGCACGCTGCTGGAAACGAAAACCAAACAGGATGAGAATCTTTATAATTTTTTCTGTACTTATTTTGATCCACATACGGCTTATTTCAGCGATGATTCAAAATCGAGTTTTGTAGCTTCTTTATCAAAAGAACATTTGTCATTGGGAATGACCGTTAACCTGAATGAGAAAAACGAAATCATTGTACACGAAATAGATCCAAACGGACCGGCATTCCAGACGGGACAGATAAAAAAGGGCGACCAGATTGTATCGGTTTCCAATCATAAAGAAACTTTACAGGTTTCCTGTTCTTCACTTGAATCTGTATCGACTATGATTTTATCTGAAGCGAATAAAAGTCTTACGCTTACGCTGAAAAGAAACTCAGGAAAAAATTTCGATGTTTTTATTGAAAAACAGGTAATGAAGGATGAAGATAATTCGGTTTTCAGTTTTATAGTTGGCAAAGAAAGTAAAATTGGGTATATTAAAATTCCGAGTTTTTATGCCGATTTAGACGGAAACAGCAGAAAAGGCTGTGCCGATGATGTTGCACGCGAAGTTTTAAAACTGGAAAGAGACGATATAAAAGGACTTGTAATTGATTTAATCGATAATGGCGGCGGTTCTATGGAAGAAGCCATAAAACTGGCCGGAATGTTTGTCGATTATGGGCCACTTTCGGTTGTAATTGACCACACACAACAGAAAACCATTATAAATGATCCTTTTAAAGGGTTAATTTACAGAGGTCCAATTGTTATTTTAGTAAATAGCAATACGGCATCTGCCAGCGAATTTTTCTCTTCGATCATGCAGGATTACAATCGTGCTCTTTTATTAGGAAGCAATACGTTAGGAAAAGCCACCATGCAGACTATTCTTTCGCTTGACGAAACAAAAAATACTGATTTTTTAAAAATCACAATTAATAAGTTTTACCGTATTACAGGAAAAAGTCATCAATATCGCGGTGTAACTCCGGACGTGGTTCTTCCTGAGTTTTATGAAGATATTTACCAAAAAGAAAGCGGTTTTCCTACTGCTGTTAAAAACGACAGTATTGCACCTTTCTTAAAATACAAACCGTACGTAAAAAGAGCTTTAATAGACAAAATAGCTCAAAAAAGCAGTTTGAGGCTCGCAGACAATGCTTATTTTAACGACATAAAGAAGATTAACCAGAAAATCGATCAATTGGTTAATTCACCAAAATCTGAAATTCCGATGACGCTGGATGCGGTTTTCAGCCAGAAGAAAGTCGTAAATACTTTGTGGAAAGAAATTCACACTTTTAATGACGAAAATAATCCGCTGGATGTTTACAATTCGACCGTAAATCAGTTTTTACTGGGCGCTTCTCCTAATGACAAAACAATAAACCAATACCAGATGGATTTGATAAAAACGAATCCTTACTTAAACGAAGCGGTAAATATCATTAAGGACTTCAATACTTCTAAATAA
- a CDS encoding Crp/Fnr family transcriptional regulator, with product MYNLLRQNIERKIPLTDEEWDIIVSKAELIKLKKNQFLQIQDSNNSYEGFIMKGSFKTYIINENGTETVIFFSFENEWMCDLESFYHQKPTTYNIKAIEDSEIVVINKKQKAYLFAVIPKLIKFHVLMIERANVAIQQRLLDVLNKTSKQRYLDFKERYPQKMQTINNKNLSSYLGVSHEFLSKIKRAVS from the coding sequence ATGTACAACCTACTAAGACAAAACATTGAGCGAAAAATTCCGCTCACGGATGAAGAATGGGACATTATTGTTTCAAAAGCCGAACTCATTAAACTCAAAAAGAACCAGTTTCTTCAGATTCAGGATTCTAATAACAGTTATGAAGGGTTTATTATGAAAGGATCGTTTAAGACCTACATTATAAACGAAAATGGCACCGAAACCGTAATTTTCTTTTCATTCGAAAACGAATGGATGTGCGACCTGGAAAGTTTTTATCACCAAAAACCAACCACGTACAACATCAAAGCCATTGAAGACAGCGAAATAGTGGTCATCAATAAAAAACAAAAAGCGTATTTGTTTGCCGTAATCCCAAAGCTCATTAAGTTTCATGTTCTTATGATCGAACGTGCTAATGTCGCCATTCAGCAAAGACTTCTGGATGTGTTAAACAAAACCTCGAAACAGCGTTATCTGGATTTTAAAGAACGCTACCCGCAAAAAATGCAGACAATAAACAACAAAAATTTATCGTCCTATCTTGGGGTTTCACATGAGTTTCTGTCGAAGATTAAGAGAGCGGTTTCTTAG
- a CDS encoding NAD(P)H-hydrate dehydratase: MKSPYLVTKEEIQKLYKPINPKAHKGTQGHAVIAAGSYGKIGAAVLASKSCLKSGCGLVTSFIPKCGYQILQTAIPEVMTVTDENTNFITGIHLPIIPQAVGIGPGIGKELGTQKALFEFLRINKAPLVLDADALNIISENLSWLELVPEDTILTPHPKELERLIGKWNSESEKFQKTIAFSEKYKVIVVMKGAPTFIINRTSVYENTSGNAALATAGSGDVLTGILTSLLAQGYEPKYASKMGVYLHGLTADLALPKTGFEFFTASDIIKYLGKAFLELDN, translated from the coding sequence ATGAAATCACCTTATTTAGTCACAAAAGAAGAAATTCAAAAACTATACAAGCCCATAAACCCCAAAGCACATAAAGGAACACAGGGCCACGCCGTGATTGCTGCCGGAAGTTACGGCAAAATAGGAGCGGCAGTTTTGGCCTCAAAATCCTGCCTGAAATCTGGCTGCGGACTCGTAACGTCTTTTATACCAAAATGCGGTTATCAAATCCTTCAAACGGCAATTCCCGAGGTAATGACCGTAACCGATGAAAACACAAATTTTATAACCGGTATCCATCTTCCAATAATCCCTCAGGCAGTTGGGATAGGTCCGGGGATAGGAAAGGAACTCGGAACACAAAAAGCTTTGTTTGAGTTTTTAAGAATAAATAAAGCACCATTAGTCTTAGATGCGGATGCCTTAAACATCATTTCCGAAAATTTATCATGGCTGGAATTAGTTCCAGAAGACACGATTCTGACACCTCATCCAAAAGAATTAGAACGTTTAATTGGAAAGTGGAATTCAGAATCCGAGAAATTTCAAAAAACAATCGCTTTCTCAGAAAAATACAAAGTGATTGTGGTCATGAAAGGTGCTCCAACATTCATCATAAACCGAACTTCAGTTTATGAAAACACCAGCGGAAACGCTGCACTTGCAACAGCAGGAAGCGGAGACGTTTTAACCGGAATCCTGACAAGTCTGCTGGCACAAGGCTATGAACCCAAATATGCTTCAAAAATGGGAGTTTACCTTCACGGATTAACTGCAGATTTAGCCCTGCCAAAAACAGGTTTTGAATTCTTTACAGCCTCAGATATTATTAAGTATTTAGGAAAAGCTTTTCTAGAATTAGATAATTAG
- a CDS encoding HipA family kinase, with protein sequence MKNFDLRTVNVTRYITPLREGGSLPALAEADDDFKYVLKFRGAGHGVKALIAELVGGQIAKALKLQLPELVFANLDEAFGRTEADEEIQDLLQGSQGLNLALHFLSGAITFDPAVTTVDAKSASQIVWLDAYITNVDRTFKNTNMLIWHKELWLIDHGACLYFHHSWNNWEQHAKSPFALIKDHVLLPQASLLKEVDAEFKAILTPEILEEIVNTIPLDWLQWEDADETPEGLRNVYLQFLKTRLENSEIFVNQAQNAR encoded by the coding sequence ATGAAAAACTTCGATCTCAGAACGGTAAATGTTACCCGTTATATAACCCCATTGCGTGAAGGCGGTTCATTACCAGCCCTTGCAGAAGCCGATGACGATTTTAAATATGTTTTAAAATTTAGAGGCGCCGGACACGGCGTAAAAGCCCTAATTGCCGAATTAGTGGGCGGACAAATCGCAAAAGCCTTAAAATTGCAATTACCTGAACTGGTTTTTGCCAATCTCGACGAAGCCTTTGGAAGAACCGAAGCCGATGAAGAAATTCAGGATTTATTGCAGGGAAGTCAGGGATTAAATCTGGCGCTTCATTTTCTGTCAGGTGCCATTACTTTTGATCCCGCAGTAACTACTGTCGATGCAAAATCAGCATCGCAGATTGTCTGGCTTGATGCTTATATTACAAACGTTGACCGAACTTTTAAAAACACCAATATGCTGATCTGGCATAAAGAATTATGGCTGATCGATCACGGTGCGTGTTTGTACTTTCATCATTCCTGGAACAACTGGGAACAGCATGCAAAAAGTCCGTTTGCGTTGATAAAAGACCACGTTTTACTGCCTCAGGCTTCGCTTTTAAAAGAAGTCGATGCCGAATTTAAAGCCATTCTGACACCGGAAATTTTAGAAGAAATCGTAAACACGATTCCGCTTGACTGGCTTCAGTGGGAAGATGCAGACGAAACACCGGAAGGTTTACGAAACGTTTATCTTCAATTTTTAAAAACCAGATTAGAGAATTCAGAAATCTTTGTAAACCAGGCTCAAAATGCAAGATAA
- a CDS encoding LamG domain-containing protein, whose product MKSTNTKKIVTALLFVLFLKANAQNPVQEFTFNGNLNSSNDKTIAFLGAPVFVNDRMGTPKSALRLINKAYQAVVGDLPQGNKPKTISVWVKFNAVNTANNIFNYGTPVNGQYFALLQQPVSAGNSDLSLIGWGDNNNMTAEVPLAKDTWYMYSVTYDGNVSKIYRNGQLLKTASDIQRAAKGYILTIGKLNTAVSINADIDDLRLYSVAMTDEQVLEAYNSSKPTTAPAAESMQSASASKKAITPAAKAEVNKGSKNIEVFLDGKKIMDTNGSNISDLPEGSYLIKVTNKK is encoded by the coding sequence ATGAAATCTACAAACACGAAAAAAATAGTAACAGCCCTGCTGTTTGTACTGTTTTTGAAAGCAAATGCACAAAATCCTGTGCAGGAATTTACTTTTAATGGTAATTTAAACAGCAGTAACGATAAAACAATTGCTTTTTTAGGAGCACCTGTTTTTGTAAACGACAGAATGGGAACTCCAAAATCAGCTTTGCGATTGATCAATAAAGCTTATCAGGCTGTCGTAGGAGATCTTCCGCAAGGGAATAAACCAAAAACAATTTCTGTCTGGGTAAAATTTAATGCAGTCAATACGGCTAACAATATTTTTAATTATGGTACGCCCGTAAACGGACAATATTTTGCCTTATTGCAGCAGCCGGTTTCAGCCGGAAATTCAGATTTAAGCTTAATAGGCTGGGGAGACAATAATAATATGACAGCTGAGGTACCGCTGGCAAAAGATACCTGGTATATGTACAGCGTTACTTATGACGGAAATGTTTCAAAAATATATCGTAATGGACAATTATTAAAAACAGCATCTGATATTCAGCGCGCTGCAAAAGGATATATTTTAACTATAGGAAAGCTAAATACAGCTGTGAGTATTAATGCTGATATAGACGATTTAAGATTGTACAGCGTGGCTATGACAGACGAGCAGGTATTAGAAGCATATAACAGCTCTAAACCTACAACCGCACCTGCCGCAGAATCAATGCAGTCTGCCAGTGCATCCAAAAAAGCGATTACTCCTGCGGCGAAAGCAGAAGTGAATAAAGGTTCAAAAAATATTGAAGTTTTCCTTGACGGGAAAAAAATAATGGATACCAACGGATCTAATATAAGCGATTTGCCGGAAGGTTCTTATTTGATTAAAGTAACGAACAAAAAGTAG
- a CDS encoding Shedu immune nuclease family protein, whose product MTHIPQKENITKNDVDKLIYEYCDINGKPIFKAIEVDKKGDKIILNLYRVNRKTDDITFTKLKKVEFVGWSNLHDLPAHFKKVYSRTEYYGIHSKSLKRLLRTLSYKFKDLEKITVSKTGNTRFNKKSISFLWSDLEPILKNISRDSASNEKNTKLYINNELAKLTSKFVKEPKNLYYGDLERFMGRYDTFDKITDSDVASLSSLLNLLPKNKISVTSNFIKTKDKINIAFFEDILDQFKKLRSVASDNEKDWQKFFEKNAWIFSHLFPYDVILREREAYVGGKTFENKDGKIVDFLYQNGFKDNYALIEIKTHKKDLLKNLAYRGTDVFSMSEDLSGGINQCLDQKDNFIKEFGKEYKPIEPKCILVIGQRNKLKAEQVKCFELIRANQKNVDIVTFDELENKIEGLLKVLSN is encoded by the coding sequence ATGACACACATCCCACAAAAAGAAAACATTACTAAAAATGACGTTGACAAACTCATTTATGAATATTGTGATATAAATGGAAAGCCTATTTTTAAAGCGATAGAAGTTGACAAAAAAGGTGACAAAATAATTTTGAATTTATATCGAGTTAATCGTAAAACTGATGATATTACTTTTACGAAACTAAAAAAAGTCGAATTTGTTGGTTGGAGTAACTTACATGATTTACCTGCACATTTTAAAAAAGTTTATTCAAGAACCGAATATTATGGCATTCATTCAAAATCTCTCAAAAGATTATTAAGAACATTAAGTTATAAGTTTAAAGACCTTGAAAAAATTACTGTTTCAAAAACTGGAAACACAAGATTTAACAAAAAATCAATCAGTTTTCTATGGAGCGATTTAGAGCCTATTCTCAAAAATATCAGTAGAGATAGTGCTTCCAATGAGAAAAACACTAAGTTATATATCAATAATGAATTAGCAAAATTGACATCTAAATTTGTTAAAGAACCTAAAAACTTGTATTATGGGGATTTAGAACGTTTTATGGGGCGTTACGATACATTCGACAAAATCACCGATTCAGATGTAGCATCATTATCAAGTCTATTAAATCTACTTCCTAAAAATAAAATATCGGTGACTTCAAATTTCATTAAAACGAAAGACAAAATTAACATAGCTTTTTTTGAAGATATCTTAGATCAATTTAAAAAACTAAGATCTGTTGCATCTGATAATGAAAAGGACTGGCAAAAATTCTTCGAAAAAAATGCATGGATATTTTCTCATCTTTTTCCTTATGATGTAATCCTAAGAGAACGTGAAGCTTACGTTGGAGGCAAAACTTTCGAAAACAAAGATGGAAAAATAGTAGACTTTTTATATCAAAATGGCTTTAAAGATAATTACGCATTAATTGAGATTAAAACTCATAAAAAAGATCTTCTTAAAAACTTAGCCTACAGAGGTACAGATGTTTTTTCAATGTCTGAAGACCTTTCAGGTGGAATTAACCAATGTTTAGACCAAAAAGATAATTTCATAAAAGAGTTTGGTAAAGAATATAAACCAATAGAACCAAAATGCATTTTAGTAATAGGACAAAGAAATAAATTAAAAGCTGAACAGGTTAAATGCTTTGAACTCATTAGAGCAAATCAAAAAAATGTAGATATTGTAACCTTTGATGAATTGGAAAATAAAATTGAAGGTTTATTGAAAGTTCTATCTAATTAA
- a CDS encoding DUF3037 domain-containing protein → MQDNHLYEYAVIRVVPRVEREEFLNIGIILFSKKAKFIKVLFHLNTEKIQALSADFDIEQLECNLTSLEKIAKGAKDGGPIAEFEIPERFRWLTAIRSSAIQTSRPHPGLCQDLEKTIQRLFEELVL, encoded by the coding sequence ATGCAAGATAATCACTTATACGAATATGCTGTGATTCGTGTTGTGCCAAGGGTAGAGCGCGAAGAATTCCTCAATATAGGAATCATTTTGTTTAGCAAAAAAGCCAAATTTATAAAAGTTCTTTTTCATCTCAATACAGAAAAAATACAAGCCCTTTCTGCCGATTTCGATATTGAACAATTAGAATGTAATTTAACGTCATTAGAAAAAATAGCCAAAGGTGCCAAAGACGGTGGTCCAATTGCCGAATTTGAGATTCCGGAGCGTTTTAGATGGTTAACAGCTATTAGAAGTTCGGCCATACAAACCTCAAGACCTCATCCGGGATTGTGTCAGGATTTGGAGAAAACGATCCAGAGATTATTTGAGGAATTAGTTCTTTAA
- a CDS encoding pectate lyase family protein, whose protein sequence is MKINSTLSMLALALVFGFTSCNTEEIASPEAQNAIETTNPEKGNVTAKVGNCSQVPGWASQNGSTTGGGSSAETTVTTYAQLKSAIENSSVKVIKVSGTITVTTRLSFQDQTGKTIYGANGAKLVSTNQTKDGSGIINIKRCKNIIIRNLIFEGPGAYDTDGWDNAILDDCQNVWVDHCEFRDGVDGNFDIKNKSDYISVTYSKFHYLKPPKAGGSGGTADHRFSNLIGSSDGATADRGKLRITFARCWWATGCKERMPRVRFGKVHIVNSFFNSTVSNKCIAAGVEADIRVESNVFEGVKNPIDLMSGYTAVTATDNVFTNVSGNQAGNKTAFTPPYSIVKLNKTAVKADVSANAGATLGGNICGSF, encoded by the coding sequence ATGAAAATAAATTCGACACTCTCAATGTTAGCATTAGCATTGGTTTTTGGTTTTACGTCGTGTAACACCGAAGAAATTGCTTCACCGGAAGCACAAAACGCAATTGAAACTACAAATCCCGAAAAAGGAAATGTAACGGCAAAAGTTGGAAACTGCTCTCAGGTTCCGGGCTGGGCTTCGCAAAACGGAAGTACAACCGGAGGAGGTTCATCGGCAGAAACTACGGTTACGACTTACGCACAGCTTAAATCGGCTATTGAAAACAGTTCTGTAAAAGTTATTAAAGTATCCGGAACAATTACCGTTACAACCAGATTATCATTTCAGGATCAGACCGGAAAAACGATTTATGGTGCCAATGGCGCAAAACTGGTTTCTACTAACCAGACTAAAGATGGTTCTGGTATTATTAACATTAAAAGATGTAAAAACATCATCATCAGAAACTTAATTTTTGAAGGTCCTGGTGCTTACGACACTGACGGATGGGACAACGCCATCTTGGATGACTGCCAGAATGTATGGGTTGACCACTGCGAATTTAGAGATGGTGTTGACGGAAACTTCGACATTAAAAACAAATCAGATTATATTTCGGTTACGTATTCTAAATTCCATTATTTAAAACCACCAAAAGCCGGAGGTTCAGGAGGTACTGCAGATCACCGTTTTTCTAACTTAATTGGTTCAAGCGACGGGGCAACTGCTGACCGCGGCAAATTACGAATCACTTTTGCAAGATGCTGGTGGGCTACGGGCTGTAAAGAAAGAATGCCAAGGGTTCGTTTTGGAAAAGTGCATATCGTAAACAGTTTCTTTAACAGTACTGTAAGCAACAAATGTATCGCAGCAGGTGTTGAAGCGGATATTCGCGTAGAAAGCAATGTTTTTGAAGGTGTTAAAAACCCAATTGATCTAATGAGCGGTTATACTGCGGTTACAGCAACTGATAACGTATTTACGAATGTATCTGGAAATCAGGCTGGAAACAAAACGGCTTTTACTCCTCCTTATTCTATTGTAAAACTTAATAAAACTGCTGTTAAAGCAGATGTTTCTGCCAATGCGGGAGCTACTTTAGGCGGTAATATCTGCGGTTCATTTTAA
- a CDS encoding YebC/PmpR family DNA-binding transcriptional regulator → MGRAFEFRKGRKMKRWSAMAKTFTRIGKDIVMAVKEGGPNPDANSRLRAVIQNAKAANMPKDNVERAIKNASNKDTANYKEILFEGYAPHGIAILIETASDNNNRTVANIRSYFNKCNGTMGTQGSVEFMFDHTCNFRIANNGLDAEELELELIDFGAEEVFEDEDGILIYAPFGSFGALQKELENRGLEILSSGFERIPQITKELTEAQVADVEKLIEKIEEDDDVMNVYHTMKEE, encoded by the coding sequence ATGGGAAGAGCGTTCGAATTTAGAAAAGGAAGAAAAATGAAACGTTGGTCTGCAATGGCCAAAACTTTTACCAGAATAGGTAAAGATATCGTTATGGCCGTTAAAGAAGGCGGTCCTAATCCTGATGCCAATTCCAGATTAAGAGCAGTTATACAAAATGCGAAAGCGGCCAACATGCCTAAAGACAATGTGGAGCGCGCGATTAAAAATGCCAGCAATAAAGATACGGCTAACTATAAAGAAATTTTGTTTGAAGGATATGCTCCTCACGGAATTGCAATTTTAATTGAAACAGCATCTGATAACAATAACAGAACTGTAGCAAACATTCGCAGTTATTTCAACAAATGCAACGGTACTATGGGAACTCAGGGTTCTGTTGAATTTATGTTTGATCACACCTGCAATTTCAGAATTGCAAATAACGGACTTGATGCCGAAGAATTAGAACTTGAACTAATCGATTTTGGTGCCGAGGAAGTTTTTGAAGACGAAGACGGAATTTTAATCTATGCTCCTTTTGGAAGTTTTGGTGCTTTACAAAAAGAATTAGAAAACAGAGGTCTTGAAATTTTATCTTCGGGCTTTGAGCGTATTCCGCAAATTACAAAAGAATTAACCGAAGCTCAAGTGGCTGACGTTGAAAAATTAATTGAAAAAATCGAAGAAGATGATGACGTTATGAACGTATATCATACTATGAAAGAAGAATAA
- a CDS encoding GNAT family N-acetyltransferase, translating into MITKAFLEDIPALTILINSAYRGETSKKGWTTEAHLLEGKRTDEQEMTEIFLDSKNTILKFTENDKIIGSVLLVEKEHQLYLGMLTVSPELQNSGIGKKLLAEAENHAKSLGLSSIIMTVISVREELVAWYKRHGYVDTGKREAFPESDIHTTVSDEPLEFIYLEKSIA; encoded by the coding sequence ATGATTACAAAAGCATTCCTCGAAGATATTCCGGCATTAACCATTTTAATCAACTCAGCTTACAGAGGCGAAACATCAAAAAAAGGCTGGACAACCGAAGCGCATTTACTAGAAGGAAAAAGAACCGACGAACAGGAAATGACCGAAATATTCCTGGATTCAAAAAACACGATTCTGAAATTTACAGAGAATGACAAAATTATCGGTTCTGTTTTATTGGTCGAAAAAGAACATCAATTGTATTTAGGAATGCTTACCGTTTCGCCAGAACTTCAAAACAGCGGCATTGGGAAAAAGCTTTTGGCCGAAGCCGAAAATCATGCTAAGTCTCTTGGTTTATCGAGTATTATTATGACGGTTATTTCGGTTCGTGAAGAATTGGTGGCTTGGTACAAACGTCATGGTTATGTGGATACTGGAAAACGTGAGGCTTTTCCTGAAAGTGATATTCATACTACGGTTTCTGATGAACCTTTGGAGTTTATTTATTTGGAGAAAAGCATTGCGTAA